The Candidatus Methylomirabilis lanthanidiphila genome segment GGTCGGCAGATCGATTCGCGCCGAGGTGATCCCGACCTCCTTACACGCCCGGGCCTTATTCTGCACGTAGGTTGCCGAGGCCGGATCATTCCCGACGAGGATCGCCGCCAGACACGGGACCGCGCCGGTCTGCGCAGCCATCGCCGAGACGTCGAGCCGGATTTCTCGGCGAATCTCTGCTGCAATAGCCTTACCGTCGATAATCCGCGCTGACATGCGACTGCTTCAGGGCTCCCGCTGGATTCGAAGAATCGAGGTTGAGCGACCGTCCCGCTCATCAATCTCCACCACGACCCCGCACAGTCGAGGCGCGCCCGTAGCCGGTCTGAACTGCTTCGGAAGACCGGATAGGAATTTTGCGATCGGCGCCTCGATGCTCATCCCGATAACCGAATCGTACCCACCTGTCATCCCCACATCGGTGAGAAACGCCGTCCCTCCTGGTAAAATCCGCTCATCGGCAGTCTGAACATGGGTGTGGGAGCCGATGACTGCCGATACCCGTCCATCGACGTACCAGGCAAAGGCTTGCTTCTCCGCTGTTGCCTCGCCGTGAAAATCGACGAAGATCAAGCCCGTCTCCCGACGCAGCCGGCCGATTTCGCGGTCACCCACGCGGAATGGGCAATCAAGCGTGGGCATGAACGCCCGTCCCTGTAGATTGAGCACCCCGACGATACAGCCGCCTTTGTCCACCACCAGGCTTCCCTTGCCCGGCGCAGGATCGGGATAGTTGGCAGGTCGCAGGAGCCGCTCCTCTTTCGCGATATACTCTTCAACCTCTTTCTTATCCCAGACGTGGTTCCCGGAGGTCATGAGATCGACACCGAGCGCGAACATCTCTTCAGCCATCGCACTCGTCACACCAAAGCCGCCAGCCAGGTTTTCGCCGTTCGCAATAACGAGGTCGATCGTCTGCTCATCGATCAGACGCGGCAACACCGACGCCACGATCTCGCGTCCCGGCTTACCGATTACGTCACCGATGAATAAGATTCGCATGGTCTCCGGTTCAATGTTCGAAGTTCAACGTTCAAGGGTTAAAGTTGAGGAACCACCCGTCCGGCCCGAACCTCAACCTTGAACTTTGAACGGTTCTTATTTCGCGTACTCTACCGCCCTGGTCTCGCGGATGACGGTCACCTTGATGTGGCCGGGATACTGCAGTTCCTCCTCGATCCGCTTGGCAATATCCCGCGCAAGCTGATACGACTGCACATCCGATACCTCAGCGCTCTCAACGATGATGCGCACCTCGCGTCCGGCCTGGACAGCGTAGGTCTTGCTCACGCCGGCAAAGGAGTTCGCGATCCTCTCCAGCCCCTCGAGCCGTTTCACGTAGCTTTCCAACAGCTCGCGTCGGGCCCCTGGTCTGGCCGCCGAGAGCGTATCGGCAATCTGGAGTACGATCGCCTCCAGACAGGTGATCTCTACATCCTCGTGATGGGCGGCGATGGCGTTTACCACCCTCGGGTGCTCACCGTACTTCTTGGCCAGTTCGGCCGAAATAGAGACGTGCGTCCCCTCCATATTGACATCAGCCGACTTCCCGATATCGTGGAGCAAACCTGCCCGCTTGGCTACCTTGACATCGAGTCCCAACTCGGCCGCCATCACACCGGCGAGGTGCGCCACCTCTATCGTGTGCTGAAGCTGATTCTGTGAATAGCTGGTTCGGTACTTGAGTCGTCCGACCAAGCGTACGAGCTCGGGATGGAGGCCGCTGATCCCCACTTCGAAGGCTGCTCGTTCG includes the following:
- a CDS encoding metallophosphoesterase — encoded protein: MRILFIGDVIGKPGREIVASVLPRLIDEQTIDLVIANGENLAGGFGVTSAMAEEMFALGVDLMTSGNHVWDKKEVEEYIAKEERLLRPANYPDPAPGKGSLVVDKGGCIVGVLNLQGRAFMPTLDCPFRVGDREIGRLRRETGLIFVDFHGEATAEKQAFAWYVDGRVSAVIGSHTHVQTADERILPGGTAFLTDVGMTGGYDSVIGMSIEAPIAKFLSGLPKQFRPATGAPRLCGVVVEIDERDGRSTSILRIQREP